One window of Phycodurus eques isolate BA_2022a chromosome 8, UOR_Pequ_1.1, whole genome shotgun sequence genomic DNA carries:
- the slc5a5 gene encoding LOW QUALITY PROTEIN: sodium/iodide cotransporter (The sequence of the model RefSeq protein was modified relative to this genomic sequence to represent the inferred CDS: inserted 1 base in 1 codon): MRGVNSSSLRSMDAXEDDISSLKISRMMEEHSTSEPSTENFVTADYAVFALMLLVSMAIGLYQALKKQPQDANTDDFFTGGRSMSAVPVGLSLCASFMSAVQVLGVPSEAYRYGLKFLYMCLGQSINSLLTALLFLPVFFRLGITSTNQYLKMRFGRGMQLLGSVQFLVATLLYTGVVIYAPALILNQATGLNKWMSLFSTGIICTLYTTLGGIKAVIWTDVFQIVVMFSGFVAIFIHGTVLVGGPAAVLEIANNGSRINFNDFNFDPRQRYTFWSLTVGASFLWLSMYGVNQAQVQRYVSCRTERQAQWAIFVNQVGLCLIVGSAGACGIVMFAYYIKCDPLKSGKVASPDLYMPYFVLDIFKSYPGFPGLFLACAYSGTLSTVSTSINAMAAVTMEDLFRQYLRNMSQKKRILISKGLTFLYGVACIIIAVLASFPDWGVLQGSFTVMAVISGPLLGVFILGMFIPASNALGAFSGTGVGYCVSLWLAVGSTLYPPSSRTMGVLPSYTAECEPRNITLNGTHHQDSISTALDLDNPGGLHNLYSISYLYIGALATSSVVLVGLLMSYAAGPMKRTDLKEGLLWWDLGKKQAVIQSQSGSTTCTERQCVAMTEPHESDENQAEEMENFNIIKSIVQV; encoded by the exons ATGAGAGGAGTAAACTCCTCCTCGCTGAGATCCATGGATG TTGAGGATGATATCAGCTCACTGAAGATCTCCAG AATGATGGAGGAACATTCAACCAGCGAGCCATCCACAGAAAACTTCGTCACGGCCGACTATGCCGTCTTTGCTCTGATGCTACTGGTCTCCATGGCCATAGGACTCTATCAGGCCCTGAAGAAGCAGCCACAGGATGCCAATACTGATGATTTCTTCACTGGCGGTCGCAGTATGTCAGCGGTGCCTGTCGGACTCTCCCTGTGTGCCAGCTTCATGTCAGCTGTGCAGGTTTTGGGAGTTCCATCTGAGGCTTATCGCTATGGATTAAAATTTCTTTACATGTGCCTTGGACAAAGCATCAACTCTCTGCTGACTGCCTTGTTGTTCCTGCCGGTTTTCTTTCGACTCGGCATCACAAGCACCAATCAG TATCTGAAGATGAGGTTCGGCAGAGGGATGCAGCTGCTGGGGAGTGTCCAGTTTCTTGTGGCCACA CTGCTGTACACTGGGGTGGTCATTTATGCACCAGCATTGATCCTCAACCAAG CTACTGGACTCAATAAGTGGATGTCTCTTTTCTCTACCGGAATCATCTGCACCCTGTACACAACCCTG GGGGGCATAAAAGCTGTGATCTGGACAGATGTTTTCCAGATTGTTGTGATGTTTTCAGGCTTTGTGGCCATTTTCATCCACGGCACAGTTCTGGTTGGTGGTCCTGCAGCAGTGCTGGAAATTGCTAACAATGGATCGCGGATTAATTTTAATGA TTTTAACTTTGACCCACGACAACGTTACACCTTCTGGAGCTTGACTGTTGGGGCTTCATTTTTGTGGCTGTCCATGTATGGAGTAAACCAAGCTCAAGTCCAACGCTACGTCTCCTGCAGGACTGAGAGACAGGCCCAGTG GGCAATATTTGTCAACCAAGTAGGTTTGTGCCTAATTGTCGGCAGTGCAGGTGCCTGTGGCATCGTCATGTTTGCCTATTATATCAAGTGTGATCCACTGAAGTCTGGAAAAGTGGCTTCTCCTGATCTT tatATGCCATACTTTGTGCTTGATATATTCAAGAGCTATCCTGGCTTTCCGGGTCTTTTCCTGGCCTGCGCATATAGTGGCACTTTGAG CACAGTTTCCACGAGTATTAATGCGATGGCTGCAGTAACGATGGAGGACCTCTTTCGACAATATCTGCGCAACATGAGCCAGAAGAAACGGATCCTTATTTCTAAGGGACTGA CCTTCCTCTATGGAGTTGCTTGTATAATCATAGCTGTTCTAGCCTCCTTCCCGGACTGGGGAGTTCTTCAG GGGTCCTTTACAGTCATGGCTGTGATCAGTGGTCCATTGCTAGGTGTATTCATCTTGGGGATGTTTATTCCTGCCTCAAATGCACTG GGGGCATTCTCTGGAACAGGAGTGGGTTATTGTGTCTCTTTGTGGCTGGCTGTTGGTTCCACTCTTTACCCGCCCAGTTCAAGGACCATGGGCGTATTGCCTAGTtacacagccgagtgtgaaccTCGAAACATCACCCTGAATGGTACACACCATCAAGACTCCATCTCAACCGCACTTGATCTTGACAACCCAGG GGGCCTGCATAACTTGTACTCTATCTCCTATCTCTATATTGGTGCCCTGGCAACAAGCTCGGTTGTCCTAGTTGGGCTCCTCATGAGCTATGCTGCAG GACCAATGAAGAGAACTGATCTTAAAGAGGGTTTATTATGGTGGGACTTGGGTAAGAAGCAAGCAGTCATCCAATCACAGAGCGGG AGCACAACATGTACAGAGAGACAGTGTGTGGCTATGACGGAGCCGCATGAAAGTGACGAAAATCaagcagaagaaatggaaaacTTTAACATTATTAAGTCCATTGTCCAAGTGTAA